A region from the Gemmatimonadota bacterium genome encodes:
- a CDS encoding DUF1592 domain-containing protein yields MKVLVPALLAGSALLVVRPAAGSPTVGSGGPSWKPAAQVMADTLVRQVARTDRHGPVGSAPGASRTQRHDPAPTAAASAAAPELDGLIDRYCQRCHNERRQSGNLSLADFAVDGAAAEVETAERMIRKLRAGMMPPRGADRPAGDSLQALASTLETLVDRAAAAHPHPGTRPFQRLNRAEYARLVLDVLGITVDAAEWLPADPLSSSFDNIADAQTISPTLMDAYLTAASEVARRAIGQKDAPASSVTFTNAPQVSQHEWERVEGAPFGTRGGISVLHSFPADGEYTVDLAFMSGWGERFHDIDVSVDGERVALVQYGGDIDFQGRKAFPVRTDPVFIRAGEHRVVAAFVRRMDGPYEDLIRPNDWSLTGTEASYGTTSLPHITAMTLEGPYNAVGVSETPSRKRIFTCRPTTPREEQPCAEAIVGRLAARAYGRALEGDDLADLMRFYELGAEEGGFEVGVRTALEAILVSPHFLFRMEREPRSAVPGEVYTLSGPDLAARLSFFLWGTVPDERLQRTAASGQLSDATVLEAEARRLLADPRSASLATRFAGLWLRLQDLDKVQPDAFWFPNYSRQLAQAMRQETELFFDHLVREDRSLLDLYGADYTFLNERLAAHYGVPDVYGEEFRLVKLSGDERRGILGHGSVLVQTSLGNRTSPVLRGKWVMEVLLGTPPPPPPPGVPDLEETASARAGEVLSTRQRMELHRANPSCASCHQVIDPIGLALDNFDVTGKWRIRENGVPLDTQGTFFDGTEIASPADLSRVLLERPISLSRTFTQNLMAYALGRRVETEDQPTVRAIAAAAAAQDYRMSAFILGVIQSDAFRMKQASPGASTTDERTR; encoded by the coding sequence GTGAAGGTACTGGTTCCGGCCCTTCTGGCGGGCAGCGCCCTCCTGGTGGTCCGCCCGGCGGCGGGCAGCCCGACCGTGGGCTCCGGCGGCCCCTCCTGGAAGCCGGCTGCCCAGGTGATGGCCGACACCCTGGTGCGGCAGGTGGCCCGGACCGACCGGCACGGACCGGTGGGCTCCGCGCCGGGGGCGTCTCGGACCCAGCGGCACGACCCGGCCCCAACGGCCGCCGCTTCCGCGGCCGCGCCCGAGCTGGACGGTCTGATCGACCGCTACTGTCAGCGCTGCCACAACGAGCGACGCCAAAGCGGCAATCTCTCTCTCGCGGACTTCGCGGTGGACGGGGCCGCGGCGGAGGTCGAGACCGCGGAGCGCATGATCCGCAAGTTGCGGGCGGGTATGATGCCGCCGCGGGGTGCGGACCGACCCGCAGGGGACTCGCTGCAGGCGTTGGCCTCGACCCTGGAGACGCTGGTGGACCGGGCCGCGGCCGCGCATCCGCATCCCGGGACGCGCCCCTTCCAGCGGCTCAACCGAGCGGAGTACGCGCGCCTCGTCCTGGACGTCCTGGGCATCACCGTGGATGCGGCGGAGTGGCTGCCCGCCGATCCGCTCAGCTCGTCGTTCGACAACATCGCCGATGCGCAGACCATCTCTCCCACGCTGATGGATGCGTATCTGACGGCGGCTTCCGAGGTGGCGCGACGCGCGATCGGTCAGAAGGACGCGCCGGCGAGCTCGGTCACCTTCACCAACGCGCCGCAGGTCTCCCAACACGAATGGGAGCGGGTCGAAGGTGCCCCCTTCGGCACGCGCGGCGGGATCAGCGTGCTGCACTCCTTCCCAGCCGACGGCGAGTACACGGTCGATCTGGCCTTCATGTCGGGGTGGGGCGAGCGCTTCCATGACATCGACGTCTCCGTGGACGGCGAGCGCGTGGCGCTCGTGCAGTATGGCGGCGACATCGACTTCCAGGGTCGCAAGGCCTTCCCGGTGCGCACCGATCCCGTGTTCATCCGCGCGGGTGAGCACCGGGTGGTCGCCGCGTTCGTCCGCCGGATGGACGGCCCCTACGAGGACCTGATCCGCCCCAACGATTGGTCGCTGACCGGAACGGAAGCGTCCTACGGCACCACCTCGCTCCCGCACATCACCGCGATGACGCTCGAGGGTCCGTACAACGCCGTGGGGGTCTCCGAGACGCCGTCGCGCAAGCGCATCTTCACCTGCCGGCCCACCACGCCCCGTGAAGAGCAGCCCTGCGCAGAGGCGATCGTGGGACGGCTGGCTGCTCGCGCCTACGGTCGCGCGCTCGAGGGAGACGACCTCGCCGATCTGATGCGCTTCTACGAGCTGGGCGCCGAGGAAGGTGGCTTCGAGGTCGGCGTGCGCACTGCGCTGGAAGCCATCCTGGTGAGCCCGCACTTCCTGTTCCGCATGGAGCGTGAGCCCCGCTCGGCGGTTCCTGGGGAGGTCTATACGCTTTCGGGTCCGGACCTGGCCGCGCGCCTCTCGTTCTTCCTCTGGGGCACGGTGCCGGACGAGCGTCTGCAACGCACGGCGGCCAGCGGCCAGTTGAGTGATGCGACCGTGCTGGAGGCGGAGGCGCGCCGACTGCTCGCCGACCCGCGCTCGGCGTCGTTGGCGACGCGCTTCGCCGGGCTTTGGCTGCGTCTGCAGGACCTCGACAAGGTCCAGCCTGACGCCTTCTGGTTTCCGAACTACAGCCGGCAGCTGGCGCAGGCGATGCGACAGGAGACCGAGCTGTTCTTCGATCATCTGGTGCGCGAGGACCGGAGCCTGCTCGATCTGTACGGAGCCGACTACACGTTTCTGAACGAGCGGCTGGCCGCGCACTACGGGGTGCCCGACGTCTACGGGGAGGAGTTCCGCCTGGTGAAGCTGTCCGGGGACGAGCGGCGCGGGATCCTCGGCCACGGGAGCGTCCTGGTGCAGACGTCGCTCGGCAATCGCACGTCACCGGTGTTGCGTGGCAAGTGGGTGATGGAGGTGCTGTTGGGCACGCCTCCGCCGCCACCGCCGCCCGGTGTGCCGGACCTGGAGGAAACGGCGTCGGCTCGTGCGGGAGAGGTGCTCAGCACCCGGCAGCGCATGGAATTGCACCGGGCCAACCCGAGCTGCGCGTCCTGCCACCAGGTCATCGACCCCATCGGGTTGGCGTTGGACAACTTCGACGTGACGGGCAAGTGGCGCATCCGCGAGAACGGGGTCCCGCTGGACACGCAGGGCACGTTCTTCGACGGTACCGAGATTGCCAGCCCGGCCGACCTCTCGCGGGTGCTGCTGGAGCGGCCGATCTCCCTGTCCCGGACCTTCACGCAGAACCTGATGGCCTACGCGCTGGGCCGACGTGTGGAGACCGAGGACCAGCCCACGGTGCGGGCGATCGCGGCGGCGGCCGCAGCACAGGACTACCGCATGTCGGCCTTCATCCTGGGTGTCATCCAGAGCGACGCCTTCCGCATGAAGCAGGCGTCGCCCGGAGCCAGCACTACTGACGAGCGGACTCGCTGA
- a CDS encoding membrane dipeptidase, producing MLDRRDFLKRSAVLAGTPLLPFRFAEALHRQGLPSLRETVVINALGGIANPNLRTPGDAAAGLGTDPSDLKRELDRRALQDVVNSGTSALNLTLGYVAGPFDPFEYTIQEIGRWDAIVRRYPEVLLKVWTAADIETAKQSGRTGIIFGFQNSAMVGERAERVDTFADLGVRIIQLTYNVRNQVGDGSMETENRGLTPFGFEVLERLHGARVLADLSHSGERTCLDAIRASSGPIAITHTGCRAVTDLPRNKTDEELRLLADKGGVAGIYFMPFLHPQGQARAEDVVRHVEHALNVCGEDHVGIGTDGGTTQVDDMEAYRAVIREEIRQRAAAGIGAQGESADVVPMIPDLQGPDQFRKLAGLLRQRGHSWAVVEKVLGANFLRLFGEVWGG from the coding sequence ATGCTCGATCGCCGTGACTTCCTGAAGCGCTCCGCCGTCCTGGCCGGCACGCCGCTCCTCCCTTTCCGTTTCGCCGAGGCGCTTCACCGGCAGGGCCTGCCCTCACTGCGCGAGACGGTGGTCATCAACGCGCTGGGCGGCATCGCCAATCCCAACCTGCGCACGCCGGGTGACGCCGCTGCCGGCCTCGGGACCGACCCCTCCGATCTGAAACGCGAGCTGGACCGACGGGCGCTTCAGGACGTGGTGAACTCCGGCACCAGCGCCCTGAACCTCACGCTCGGCTACGTGGCGGGCCCCTTCGACCCGTTCGAGTACACGATCCAGGAGATCGGCAGGTGGGACGCCATCGTGCGCCGCTACCCGGAGGTGCTGCTCAAGGTCTGGACCGCGGCGGACATCGAGACCGCGAAACAGAGCGGACGCACGGGCATCATCTTCGGCTTCCAGAACTCGGCGATGGTGGGAGAGCGGGCGGAGCGAGTGGATACCTTCGCCGACCTGGGCGTCCGCATCATCCAGCTCACCTACAACGTGCGGAACCAGGTGGGTGACGGATCCATGGAGACCGAGAATCGCGGCTTGACGCCCTTCGGGTTCGAAGTGCTGGAGCGGCTCCACGGCGCGCGCGTGCTCGCGGACCTGAGTCATTCGGGCGAGCGCACCTGTCTGGATGCGATCCGGGCCTCGTCCGGGCCGATCGCCATCACCCACACGGGGTGCCGCGCCGTCACCGATCTGCCGCGCAACAAGACGGATGAGGAGCTCCGCCTGCTTGCCGACAAGGGCGGCGTGGCCGGCATCTACTTCATGCCCTTCCTGCATCCCCAGGGACAGGCCCGGGCCGAGGACGTGGTGCGGCATGTCGAGCATGCCCTGAACGTGTGCGGGGAGGACCACGTGGGGATCGGCACGGACGGGGGAACGACCCAGGTGGACGACATGGAGGCCTACCGGGCCGTGATCCGCGAGGAGATCCGTCAGCGCGCCGCCGCCGGCATCGGCGCCCAGGGCGAGTCGGCCGACGTGGTCCCGATGATCCCGGACCTGCAGGGGCCCGACCAGTTCCGCAAGCTGGCGGGTCTGCTCCGTCAGCGCGGCCACTCCTGGGCGGTGGTGGAGAAGGTGTTGGGCGCCAACTTCCTGCGGTTGTTCGGGGAGGTCTGGGGGGGCTGA
- a CDS encoding FMN-binding glutamate synthase family protein has product MWILVIVVGVVAAVALRDVTQTKHAIQRNFPIVGHFRYWLESVGPELRQYIVTSNTEERPFSRAQRRWVYASAKGQNNYFGFGTDERVEEDPNFLIIKHSAFGESGTTAPHGAEEKGARKYWIPSAKVLGGPRGRKHAFRPDSAVYVSGMSFGALSARAVEAMNRGALLAGCLHNTGEGGVGPHHAHGADLIWQLGTGYFGARDEQGRFSEARLLERLEHYSVRAIEIKLSQGAKPGLGGVLPAAKVSPEIARIRGVPAGKDCVSPARHSAFHDVDSMLDFVEHIAEVTGLPVGIKSAVGEIEFWQELARHMAGGDRGVDFITVDGGEGGTGAAPLVFADHVALPFKLGFSRVYRTFAEAGLAERVTFVGSGKLGFPENALLGFSLGCDLVAVAREAMMSIGCIQAQRCHTGHCPAGVATQNAWLMRGLDPTDKSARLANYVLTLRKELLWLSHTCGVAHPGLVTGDHLELLDGHFGAKTVDAVFHYEKGWGLPGAEDRTRLVALLRGADPSSEPGFLPESTDEARRSA; this is encoded by the coding sequence ATGTGGATCCTGGTCATCGTGGTCGGCGTCGTCGCCGCCGTGGCGTTGCGTGACGTCACGCAGACCAAGCACGCCATCCAGCGCAACTTCCCCATCGTCGGACATTTCCGCTATTGGCTCGAGTCCGTGGGACCCGAGCTCCGTCAGTACATCGTGACCTCGAACACCGAGGAACGGCCCTTCTCCCGCGCCCAACGTCGTTGGGTCTACGCCTCGGCCAAGGGACAGAACAACTACTTCGGATTCGGAACCGACGAGCGCGTCGAGGAGGATCCGAACTTCCTGATCATCAAGCATTCCGCCTTCGGGGAGTCGGGCACCACCGCTCCGCACGGCGCTGAGGAGAAGGGGGCTCGCAAGTACTGGATCCCCTCCGCCAAGGTGCTGGGTGGGCCTCGGGGCCGGAAGCACGCCTTCCGGCCCGACTCCGCCGTCTACGTCTCCGGCATGAGCTTCGGCGCGCTTTCCGCACGCGCGGTCGAAGCCATGAACCGCGGCGCACTCCTGGCGGGTTGCCTGCACAACACCGGTGAGGGCGGCGTGGGGCCCCACCACGCGCACGGCGCCGACCTCATCTGGCAGCTGGGGACCGGCTACTTCGGCGCTCGCGACGAACAGGGTCGCTTCAGCGAGGCACGACTCCTGGAGCGTCTGGAGCACTACTCGGTGCGCGCCATCGAGATCAAGCTCAGCCAGGGAGCCAAGCCCGGGCTGGGGGGCGTGCTTCCCGCCGCGAAGGTCTCGCCCGAGATCGCACGCATCCGGGGCGTGCCCGCCGGCAAGGACTGCGTGAGCCCAGCCCGCCACTCCGCTTTTCACGACGTCGACTCCATGCTGGACTTCGTGGAGCACATCGCCGAGGTCACCGGTCTGCCCGTGGGCATCAAGTCCGCGGTGGGGGAGATCGAGTTCTGGCAGGAGCTCGCCCGTCACATGGCAGGCGGGGACCGTGGCGTCGACTTCATCACCGTGGACGGCGGAGAGGGAGGCACCGGTGCGGCGCCCCTGGTGTTCGCGGACCACGTGGCCCTGCCCTTCAAGCTCGGGTTCTCCCGCGTGTACCGCACGTTCGCCGAAGCGGGCCTGGCCGAGCGCGTCACCTTCGTGGGCTCGGGCAAGCTGGGCTTTCCTGAGAACGCCCTGTTGGGATTCTCCCTGGGCTGCGATCTGGTCGCGGTAGCGCGCGAGGCCATGATGTCCATCGGATGCATCCAGGCTCAACGCTGTCACACCGGCCACTGCCCGGCTGGAGTGGCGACGCAGAACGCGTGGCTGATGCGCGGCCTCGATCCGACGGACAAATCGGCCCGCCTCGCCAACTATGTGCTCACGCTACGCAAAGAGCTCCTGTGGCTGAGTCACACCTGCGGGGTGGCCCATCCTGGGTTGGTGACCGGAGACCACCTGGAACTGCTCGACGGGCACTTCGGTGCCAAGACCGTCGATGCCGTCTTCCACTACGAGAAGGGGTGGGGACTGCCGGGAGCGGAGGACCGCACACGTCTGGTGGCCCTCCTGCGCGGCGCCGATCCCTCCTCCGAGCCCGGATTCCTGCCAGAGAGCACCGACGAGGCGCGTCGCAGCGCCTGA
- a CDS encoding MFS transporter produces MPTDRVAWSRIVLLVLNNAFVGGMVGIERTVLPLMAEADFGVASTVAATAFIVTFGLTKALMNLAAGSLADRHGRRPLLLLGWLYAIPVPLILMWAPSWAWVLLANVLLGMNQALTWSMTVVMKVDLAPRSLWGRVIGWNEFAGYAGMSATAAGTGVIASTYGLRPEPYYLGLGVAVAGLLLAIGVRETRPVPRARQGWTPVPRPPRLRTALGQGTYAHPGLSSASLCGLATNFKDGALWGLLPLLLATRALSLGGIGFVVALYPAIWAVTQLYFGPLSDRIGRRVLIVAGMGVQACGVSLFAWGGSWASAVAGATFSGLGTGMVYPTLLAFVSEQTDARGRASALGVYRLWRDSGYAFGALTAGVLADLLGIRAALVGVTAVLLLASVTFRQRVDAA; encoded by the coding sequence GTGCCCACGGACCGAGTCGCCTGGTCACGCATCGTTCTGCTCGTTCTCAACAATGCCTTCGTCGGAGGCATGGTGGGCATCGAGCGGACGGTGCTGCCGTTAATGGCGGAAGCCGACTTCGGCGTCGCCTCCACAGTGGCCGCAACCGCGTTCATCGTCACGTTCGGGCTCACCAAGGCCTTGATGAACCTGGCGGCTGGAAGCCTGGCGGATCGACACGGCCGGCGGCCGTTGTTGCTCCTCGGGTGGCTCTATGCGATTCCGGTTCCGCTCATCCTCATGTGGGCGCCTTCCTGGGCGTGGGTGCTCTTGGCCAACGTGCTGTTGGGCATGAACCAGGCGTTGACGTGGTCCATGACCGTGGTGATGAAGGTGGATCTGGCGCCGCGCAGCCTGTGGGGCAGGGTGATCGGCTGGAACGAGTTCGCCGGATACGCCGGGATGTCGGCCACCGCCGCGGGAACGGGAGTGATCGCCAGCACCTATGGCCTGCGACCGGAGCCGTACTATCTGGGTCTCGGCGTCGCGGTTGCGGGTCTCCTGCTGGCGATCGGTGTGCGGGAGACACGGCCGGTCCCTCGCGCACGGCAGGGCTGGACGCCCGTCCCACGCCCTCCCCGGCTGCGCACCGCGCTCGGGCAAGGAACGTACGCGCATCCCGGGTTGTCCTCGGCCAGCCTCTGCGGGCTGGCCACCAACTTCAAGGATGGGGCGCTGTGGGGTCTTCTGCCCTTGCTCCTGGCCACGCGGGCTCTCTCGCTCGGAGGGATCGGCTTCGTGGTCGCGCTGTACCCGGCGATCTGGGCCGTCACCCAGCTCTACTTCGGACCTCTCTCGGACCGCATCGGCCGCCGAGTCCTGATCGTGGCCGGCATGGGAGTGCAGGCGTGCGGTGTGTCGCTCTTCGCGTGGGGCGGCTCGTGGGCGTCCGCCGTTGCGGGGGCGACTTTCTCGGGGTTGGGGACCGGGATGGTGTACCCCACGTTGCTGGCCTTCGTCTCCGAGCAGACGGATGCGCGGGGGCGCGCGTCTGCGCTCGGCGTCTACCGGCTATGGCGCGACTCGGGGTACGCGTTCGGTGCTCTGACGGCGGGCGTGCTCGCGGATCTGCTTGGCATCCGTGCGGCACTGGTCGGCGTCACGGCGGTGCTGCTGCTGGCGTCGGTGACGTTCAGGCAGCGAGTCGACGCCGCCTGA
- a CDS encoding D-aminoacylase, giving the protein MRSVTLRAPHLSTLARHPGVLLLVALLLAAPSLFAQTYDVVIKGGQIVDGTGAPRFPADIAIQGDRIVAISREGIDASEARQVIDATGRVVTPGFIDNHSHVQLSIADYPLSENFLRQGITTLSASLHSGDQPWPLDTFASGLETAPNLAFWAGHSWVRRQVMGLDNRDPTPEELDQMRELVAESMRQGAMGLSTGLLYVPANYARAEEIIELAKVASQYGGIYVSHMRNEGSGLLDSVRELIRIADEADIPAQINHHKATGAAHWGWSERSLALIDSANAAGLRITHDLYPYAASSTGSSILFPQWALAGGAAGFAERVADAATRERMEADMREIWMKDRGGADLARVQFRTLPSDPRYDGKTLADYAEDRGFGRMDLEAGIDLAIELQLAGGFSAIYHAMDEQDVIRIMQHPLAMIETDGDNVGYGEGFPHPRSYGAFPRVLARYVRELGVLSLEEAVKKMTSMPATWLGQTDRGRLAPGMLADVAVFDPDAIQDRATYADPHQYSSGIEHLLVNGVLVIRGGALTGEKPGRWIQGPATKPVS; this is encoded by the coding sequence ATGCGATCCGTCACGCTGCGTGCCCCGCACCTCTCGACCCTCGCGCGCCACCCCGGCGTGCTGCTGCTCGTCGCGCTCCTGCTCGCAGCGCCGTCTCTCTTCGCGCAGACGTACGATGTCGTGATCAAGGGCGGTCAGATCGTGGACGGCACCGGCGCTCCCCGCTTCCCGGCGGACATCGCCATTCAGGGGGACCGCATCGTAGCCATCTCCCGCGAGGGCATCGACGCCAGCGAGGCGCGCCAGGTCATCGACGCGACGGGGCGCGTGGTCACCCCCGGCTTCATCGACAACCACTCGCACGTGCAGCTCTCCATTGCCGACTACCCGCTGTCGGAGAACTTCCTCCGCCAGGGGATCACCACGCTGTCCGCTTCGCTGCATTCGGGCGATCAACCCTGGCCGCTGGACACCTTCGCGTCCGGCCTGGAGACCGCGCCCAACCTCGCCTTCTGGGCCGGCCACTCCTGGGTGCGTCGCCAGGTGATGGGGCTCGACAACCGCGACCCCACCCCCGAAGAGCTGGACCAGATGAGGGAGCTGGTGGCCGAGTCGATGCGACAGGGCGCGATGGGGCTGTCCACCGGACTCCTCTACGTTCCGGCCAACTACGCAAGAGCTGAGGAGATCATCGAGCTGGCCAAGGTGGCCTCGCAGTACGGGGGCATCTACGTGAGCCACATGCGCAACGAAGGCTCCGGCCTGCTGGATTCGGTCCGGGAGCTGATCCGCATCGCCGACGAGGCGGACATCCCCGCCCAGATCAACCACCACAAGGCCACGGGCGCCGCGCACTGGGGGTGGAGCGAGCGTTCCTTGGCGCTGATCGACTCCGCCAACGCGGCCGGTCTGCGGATCACGCACGACCTCTATCCCTACGCGGCCAGCAGCACGGGCTCCTCCATCCTCTTCCCGCAGTGGGCACTGGCCGGTGGCGCCGCCGGCTTCGCCGAGCGGGTGGCGGACGCCGCCACGCGTGAGCGCATGGAAGCGGACATGCGTGAGATCTGGATGAAGGATCGTGGGGGTGCCGACCTGGCCCGCGTACAGTTCCGCACGTTGCCTTCCGACCCCCGCTACGACGGGAAGACGCTCGCCGACTACGCGGAGGATCGCGGATTCGGGCGGATGGATCTGGAAGCCGGGATCGATCTGGCGATCGAGCTGCAGCTGGCCGGTGGCTTCAGCGCCATCTACCACGCCATGGACGAGCAGGACGTCATCCGTATCATGCAGCACCCGCTGGCCATGATCGAGACGGACGGCGACAACGTCGGCTACGGGGAGGGCTTCCCCCACCCACGGAGCTACGGCGCGTTCCCCCGGGTCCTGGCGCGCTACGTACGCGAGTTGGGCGTGCTTTCGCTCGAGGAGGCCGTCAAGAAGATGACGTCCATGCCGGCCACCTGGCTGGGGCAGACGGACCGGGGCAGGCTCGCTCCCGGCATGCTGGCGGACGTGGCGGTCTTCGACCCTGACGCCATCCAGGACCGGGCCACCTACGCGGACCCCCACCAGTACTCCTCCGGCATCGAGCACCTTCTGGTCAACGGGGTCCTCGTGATCCGGGGTGGCGCCTTGACCGGGGAAAAGCCCGGGCGCTGGATTCAGGGTCCCGCCACGAAGCCCGTCAGCTGA
- a CDS encoding PadR family transcriptional regulator — MKPQWFQILLALSRGPLHGVAIMEEVLEQTDGAMKLWPATLYGSLRDLEETGWIRETPSDPDEPQPGGKRNVHTLTPRGRDALVAELKRLQGTLELARRRRLLEPGTA; from the coding sequence ATGAAGCCCCAGTGGTTCCAGATCCTGTTGGCCCTCTCCCGCGGCCCCCTGCACGGCGTCGCCATCATGGAGGAAGTCCTCGAGCAGACGGACGGTGCCATGAAGCTGTGGCCGGCCACGCTGTACGGCTCCCTGCGCGACCTGGAAGAGACGGGGTGGATCCGTGAGACGCCCTCCGACCCGGACGAGCCGCAACCGGGCGGCAAGCGGAACGTGCACACGCTCACGCCCCGCGGGCGCGACGCGTTGGTCGCCGAGCTGAAGCGCCTGCAAGGGACGCTGGAGTTGGCCCGCCGACGCCGGCTGCTGGAGCCCGGGACCGCATGA